A window of Juglans regia cultivar Chandler chromosome 7, Walnut 2.0, whole genome shotgun sequence contains these coding sequences:
- the LOC108991906 gene encoding WEB family protein At2g40480-like: MAEALDSAADPGTPGIREIRSDTTPQSFSGHGVDAAPGSGIRRFGLRAEIDTSPPFGSVKEAVTRFSGSGTWVPFCGIGDIYNGIEEFDIKKVEEQAAELEKDLIVKELETLDVLEELGTTKRIVEDLKRQLQKEALKCLTGQDHSDEQLPTPAIKQMDKESHRNIFNHYGQNAGCSSPCPTSSPDLILMELKQAKVNLGKTIDDLGVIQNSVESLNKKMMKEKVLLEKSRGWLSSKFAGVSSLEEELKQIRLKPQIADDKEAYGAIENPPNISRDFKSMDGLCKRIAEAATSEVSSPMTVNEQTKASMKTAEMRLVAAKKMEEAAKAAEAVALAEIKALSIDERSSYFILPEPEKITYSFGDRSPLVTQAQKVEGLPKKNVVDAKFQTDDANISKLSILKKLKEATDEVRHSKQALEKALNRVETANKKQIAVEEAFQRWIPEHEQKGQAFYKSVNRNNIHASDHPEVSPLNDINKSNLVNNETKPVLRSTVSMRDVLSRKQVLPNECMAGNEMEGHAGGQKVALSQMLHALREDLAFSSKAEKDGSDHKQQFLAQRKKFGLIHISFPLTKPSKKKMQALNAV; this comes from the exons ATGGCCGAAGCCTTGGACTCGGCTGCCGACCCTGGGACGCCGGGGATTCGGGAAATAAGGTCCGACACGACGCCTCAGAGTTTCTCGGGTCATGGAGTGGATGCAGCTCCAGGTTCGGGGATAAGGCGGTTTGGTTTGCGAGCGGAAATCGATACTTCCCCGCCTTTCGGGTCGGTCAAGGAGGCAGTGACCCGCTTTAGTGGGAGCGGGACCTGGGTGCCATTTTGCGGGATCGGAGATATTTAT AATGGCATTGAGGAGTTTGACATTAAGAAAGTGGAGGAACAGGCAGCAGAGTTGGAGAAGGATCTGATTGTGAAGGAACTGGAAACACTTGATGTCCTGGAAGAACTTGGAACAACAAAAAGGATTGTGGAAGATTTGAAGCGGCAACTACAGAAAGAAGCATTGAAATGCTTGACTGGCCAAGACCACTCTGATGAGCAGCTGCCAACTCCTGCTATTAAGCAAATGGACAAAGAAAGCCACAGAAATATTTTCAACCATTACGGGCAAAACGCTGGATGTTCAAGCCCGTGCCCCACTTCATCACCTGATTTGATCTTGATGGAGTTGAAGCAAGCAAAAGTTAACCTTGGTAAAACGATAGATGATCTTGGGGTGATTCAAAATTCCGTTGAATCTCTaaataagaaaatgatgaaagaaaaGGTTTTACTTGAGAAGAGTCGTGGGTGGCTATCATCAAAGTTTGCCGGGGTATCGTCGCTGGAGGAGGAGCTAAAACAAATAAGACTAAAGCCACAAATAGCAGACGATAAAGAAGCCTATGGTGCCATTGAGAATCCTCCAAATATTTCAAGGGACTTTAAATCCATGGATGGGCTATGTAAGAGAATTGCTGAAGCTGCAACATCTGAAGTTTCAAGTCCAATGACTGTGAATGAACAGACCAAGGCCAGCATGAAGACTGCTGAGATGAGGTTGGTTGCAGCCAAAAAGATGGAGGAAGCGGCCAAAGCTGCAGAAGCTGTTGCACTTGCTGAAATCAAAGCTCTTTCAATCGATGAGAGatcatcatatttcatactTCCAGAACCAGAGAAAATAACTTACTCTTTTGGAGATCGATCTCCTTTAGTCACCCAAGCTCAAAAAGTTGAGGGGCTGCCCAAGAAGAATGTAGTTGATGCGAAGTTCCAAACAGATGACGCTAACATCTCTAAACTGTCCATTTTGAAGAAGTTAAAGGAAGCCACAGATGAAGTTAGACACAGTAAACAAGCCCTGGAGAAAGCTTTGAACAGAGTAGAAACAGCAAATAAAAAGCAAATTGCCGTTGAAGAGGCTTTCCAGAGATGGATTCCAGAGCATGAACAGAAGGGACAGGCATTTTATAAATCGGTCAATCGCAATAATATCCATGCATCGGATCACCCTGAGGTCTCTCCACtcaatgatattaataaatcaaaCCTTGTAAACAATGAAACAAAGCCTGTTTTAAGGTCGACAGTTTCAATGCGAGATGTACTAAGCAGGAAGCAAGTTCTGCCCAATGAATGTATGGCAGGAAATGAAATGGAAGGCCACGCAGGAGGACAGAAGGTGGCTTTGAGTCAAATGCTTCATGCACTGAGGGAGGACCTAGCATTTTCTTCAAAAGCTGAGAAAGATGGAAGTGATCATAAGCAGCAGTTCTTAGCACAGAGGAAGAAATTTGGACTTATCCATATATCATTCCCTTTGACGAAGCCaagtaagaaaaaaatgcaAGCTTTGAACGCAGTGTGA
- the LOC108991784 gene encoding high mobility group B protein 7, with translation MANPPRNRKRVRAVRRAPDGSAYRKCNSCGVSVAIALADLHECETKKVVVQRFRGVSERQNVVKPTFGDQPRSPFRVFMESFVKTCKTINVISIDQNGLDTWKNMSKEERKPYIIEAERVNHSYGKALLEEVDNLQEVNDEADSAMVGKFDQFYEGYEDYENSYSFDSFQFVETE, from the exons ATGGCGAATCCACCTAGGAACCGAAAGAGGGTCCGAGCAGTCCGCCGTGCTCCTGATGGAAGCGCCTATCGGAAGTG CAACAGTTGTGGGGTTTCGGTGGCAATCGCTTTGGCCGACCTACACGAGTGTGAAACCAAGAAGGTGGTGGTGCAGAGGTTCAGAGGAGTATCAGAAAGGCAAAACGTTGTGAAACCGACCTTTGGGGACCAACCTAGATCGCCCTTTCGAGTTTTCAT GGAGAGCTTTGTAAAGACCTGCAAGACTATAAATGTGATTAGCATTGATCAAAACGGGCTTGACACTTGGAAGAACATGTCCAAGGAG GAGAGGAAACCATACATCATCGAAGCTGAAAGGGTAAACCATTCTTATGGGAAAGCTTTGCTTGAAGAAGTTGATAATTTGCAAGAG GTCAATGATGAGGCAGATTCGGCAATGGTGGGGAAGTTTgatcag TTCTATGAAGGCTATGAAGACTACGAGAACTCTTATAGCTTTGACAGTTTTCAGTTTGTAGAAACTGAGTGA